One Acidobacteriota bacterium genomic window, CTGCCGCGGTCAACGTTTGTCCTTGCCGGGCCTGGCGCGCGGGAGGCCATAGTTTGATGGTATCTGTGATTTCTGGAGAAAACAAACGAGCGCCAGCGGAAGAGACTCCTCCAACACAGAAACTCCCGTCACACCTCCGCAGGCACGCAGGATTGATGAACTGCTTATTAACCAGCCTGCGTCGATGCTAATCATGCGGCAAAGTGCTATCCTACAAACTCCATTTGCAAACTCTGATCAGGCGGGATATGCGCCGCGTGCGGGTTGACGCTGAAGCCCAAGCTGACTGCGGCGATGCCGGTACGCACCAGGACCAAGAAAAAAAGAGAAGCGCCCAAAATCATAGCCGGAAGGGTCGTATGGAAGAAAAACATGTGCTGGATGTGGTTTCTGCAATCCTTGCGAGCGGGATTGTGGCCCGGCGGGCGAAGGGATCGCCGAAGAACGCGGCGAAAATCTTCTTTGACGTCAGGGACGAACTGTTGAAAGGCATGCTTGATCGTGAGCTGGACAGGCTCCCGATTTACCTTACGCAAAGCTCTCCCAAAAGGGTTGAGCATTAACCTGCTTTGCCTGTGTGATACCGAGGCTGGCGCCGGGCCGTGCTTGGCCGCGGGGGGGCGTCCAGCTCGTGGGTTCTGCGATGCGTGCAGGAAACGAAATTGCCGCGATGGATTGGGGTGCGGGGCGCTGCACCACTCGATGACGGCCGCAGCGCTGCAACGCAGACGCTCACACATCCTGCACAGCCTGCAACAAATTCACTACCCAAAAAATTCTTATCAGCTTGCGCCGCGGCCCAGCAGGACCACGGGAATGGTTTTCAGCAGGATTTTCAAATCGAGCGTGGGGGACCAGTTGTCAATATATTCCATGTCGAGTTCCATCCAGCGGCGGAAGTTTAGCTGATTGCGCCCTTCGAGCGCCCACAGGCAAGTGAGGCCAGGTTGCATGCGCAGCCGGCGGCGTTGCCATCCGGCGTATTTCTCGACCTCCTCGGGCAGCGGCGGGCGCGGCCCTACGAACGACATATCACCTTTCAGAATGTTGACGAGCTGCGGAAGTTCGTCGAGTGAGAACTTGCGCATGAAGCGCCCGATGGCGGTGCAGCGCGGGTCATTCCTGATCTTGAACACAGGGCCGTCAACCTCGTTCAATGCGGCCAGCTCTTCGCGCCGCAGGTCGGCATTGGCGTGCATGGAGCGGAATTTGTAAACCATGAATTTCCTTCCTCCGAGGCCGCATCGGACCTGCCGATAAAACACCTGCCCCTTCGATGTCAGCCGGATAATCGCCGCAAGCACCAGCAACAGCGGTGAAAGGACTGCCAGCAGGACCAGCGCCATGGTGAAATCGAACGTGCGTTTCAGCAGCAACAGGTATTCGTTTTCCGGCGTGGTCGTGAAAGTGAGCAGGGGCATCTCTTCGAGGCGATCGAGATAAACGCGCGAGATGACGTGGGGGAAAAAGTTGAGCAGCACCCGCGTCTTCACTCCTTCTTCTTCGCAAAGCCGAAATGCATCCTCAATTTTTTCCATATCGCCTTTGGCCGCGGCAAAAATGACCTCGTCAATCACATGCCGGCGGACGAGTTCAGGCAACTGGTCGAGCGAATAAACCGGATACTGGCGGCGCAGGGCCGATTCGGGCTGGGGATTTCCAGCCGCCGGAACGATGCGCGCAAACCCGAAAATCCGCATTCCGCGTTTTTCATTGGCCTCAATGGCCTTTGCAACTTCAGCCACGGCCGGCGCGTCGCCCACAAGAAGAAATTCGCGGTAGCCTCCAAAAGTGCGCCGGAGCGGATCGCCAAGCCGCCTCGCCGCCAGCCGAAAAGCGACCATGGCCAGCAGAAGGATGACGGCGTAGAGCGCCAGCAGCAGGCGGCTGATGTAGACCAGTTTGAAAGCGAAGATGGTGGCGAACAGCAAAGCAGTGCCGAGAAAAGCCGCCTTGACGGGGTCCCAAAAGGTCCGCAAAAGGTTTTCTTCCTGAATTTCGCGGTAGCTGCCTGTCGCGAGACCTACTGCGATCCAAAGAAAGACGGCGTAGGGAATAATCCAGACGTAATTCGCATCGGAATAGAGCGGCTGCGGCGTGATGGACCGCGCGCGCACCCAGAACGCCACCGCAAAACTGGCGAGTGCAAGCGCAGAATCAGCCAGCAGGTAGAGGACCCCGATCATCTGTTTGTGGCGGGAAAACATGCGCGTCGTTCCGGCCCGATGGGCATCCCTATCTTAGCAGAACGTGGGCGCAGGAGGACGGCGGCGGCCCAGCGTCAGGCGGCATCTTTCCAGGCTGCTTTTGGACGCGCACCTCGCGGGAACAGCGACGGGCGCACCACTCACTGAAAAGCAGATTCTTCGCTACGCTCAGGATGATATTTCCGGAACGTTTGGCCCAAACCGCTATGTCGCCGGAGGCTGATAGCTGCGGCCCTTCCACTGCAAGCCGGGGCCGGCGAGGCTTCTAAAGGCGGACGCCACCGAAACGGCGGAATAGAAGAGCGAGGCAATCGGCAGCGTGAAGGTGTAAAGCGGCGACAGCCCGGCAAAAACGACCACAGGACAATAAATGACGGCGCTTGCCGCACAGGCTGCCGCAGCCGCGATGAAGGCCGGATTCTGCGCCGGCGGCGTTCCGGTAAGGAGATTTGAAAGCCACAGGGCAATCAGTGAAAGCCAGGGCAGCACGGCCAGGCCATTGCCAATGGCGACACCTCCCAAAACTTTCCACAGCGAACATCCGGTGCCTTCCCAGGCGCTGCGGGCGAGCCCTTCAAAAACCTCGCGCCAGTTTTCGTACATGCGCGTACGGAATACTCCGCGCGTCACGCCGAGATAAGTGCGCCGGCCGTTGCGTTTGAAAAGCTCCGCCATGCGAAGGTCTTCAATCAGCGTACCGCGCAGGCGGGCATAGCCTCCCAGGGCCTTCAGATCATCGTGCCGCATCAGCATAAAAGCGCCTGCGGCCATGGAACGTTGCCGGCGCGGATCGTTCACCAGCCGAAGCGGAAACAGCATGAAGAGAAGAAGGCCAAACGCCGGCAGGACTACCTTTTCCGCCCAGGACTGCATTTCAACCTCCGGCGTCAGCGACAGAAATTGCAAGCCCTTTCGCAGCCCAAGATCAACGGCCTGCTGCAGCAGGCTGGGGTGGAAAACAACGTCGGCGTCCGTGGAAAGGACCCATTCCCCAGTGGCAGCCTCTGCGGCAAGGCTCATGGCATGGACCTTGCCGTGCCAGCCGGGCGGCAGATGGTGATTGTGGATCACACGCAGCTTGCCATCAGTGCCGTGGAGCTGGGCCCACTCGTCGGCAATGGCGCCGGTAAGGTCATCAGAGTCGTCATCAACCAGGATGATTTCAAAATCCGGGTAATCGAGCTTGAG contains:
- a CDS encoding sugar transferase — translated: MFSRHKQMIGVLYLLADSALALASFAVAFWVRARSITPQPLYSDANYVWIIPYAVFLWIAVGLATGSYREIQEENLLRTFWDPVKAAFLGTALLFATIFAFKLVYISRLLLALYAVILLLAMVAFRLAARRLGDPLRRTFGGYREFLLVGDAPAVAEVAKAIEANEKRGMRIFGFARIVPAAGNPQPESALRRQYPVYSLDQLPELVRRHVIDEVIFAAAKGDMEKIEDAFRLCEEEGVKTRVLLNFFPHVISRVYLDRLEEMPLLTFTTTPENEYLLLLKRTFDFTMALVLLAVLSPLLLVLAAIIRLTSKGQVFYRQVRCGLGGRKFMVYKFRSMHANADLRREELAALNEVDGPVFKIRNDPRCTAIGRFMRKFSLDELPQLVNILKGDMSFVGPRPPLPEEVEKYAGWQRRRLRMQPGLTCLWALEGRNQLNFRRWMELDMEYIDNWSPTLDLKILLKTIPVVLLGRGAS
- a CDS encoding glycosyltransferase, translated to MELILWFVFAVWIAAGLFAFWNITGVTILRPQPSSPLPASQRPRVSILLAARNEQAMLPATLDSLLKLDYPDFEIILVDDDSDDLTGAIADEWAQLHGTDGKLRVIHNHHLPPGWHGKVHAMSLAAEAATGEWVLSTDADVVFHPSLLQQAVDLGLRKGLQFLSLTPEVEMQSWAEKVVLPAFGLLLFMLFPLRLVNDPRRQRSMAAGAFMLMRHDDLKALGGYARLRGTLIEDLRMAELFKRNGRRTYLGVTRGVFRTRMYENWREVFEGLARSAWEGTGCSLWKVLGGVAIGNGLAVLPWLSLIALWLSNLLTGTPPAQNPAFIAAAAACAASAVIYCPVVVFAGLSPLYTFTLPIASLFYSAVSVASAFRSLAGPGLQWKGRSYQPPAT